A single window of Hemibagrus wyckioides isolate EC202008001 linkage group LG28, SWU_Hwy_1.0, whole genome shotgun sequence DNA harbors:
- the LOC131348299 gene encoding leucine-rich repeat neuronal protein 4, translated as MLRECPAPPLLLCITLLISSMLISSSSSQHNASRRLGAPTPRLSGPGEDYDNVYDILTTESAHKPTRHISCEYDHCKDQQESCQKLALALSCACPGISGPFELPDPPSLQGLFLESKGTVIVRWCAPSSTVTHYLVVVKGQNEVRKAKVDRRMMELGNLDPGTEVCVEAVNKVGTSAQRIESCIQFEPSTSKMKLTIKLVLIGAAVLLVVGILVMVLLIWWCRRHRKSPTQTANTGADVVL; from the coding sequence ATGTTGAGAGAGTGTCCTGCTCCTCCACTCCTTCTGTGCATCACTTTACTCATTTCCTCCATGttaatttcatcttcatcatcgcAGCACAATGCCAGCCGACGACTCGGCGCTCCCACTCCTCGTTTGTCTGGTCCTGGTGAAGACTACGATAACGTGTATGACATTCTTACCACAGAATCGGCGCACAAACCCACTCGGCATATATCCTGTGAGTACGACCACTGCAAGGATCAGCAGGAGTCGTGCCAGAAGCTCGCACTCGCTCTGTCCTGCGCCTGCCCCGGTATCAGCGGCCCATTTGAGCTTCCGGACCCTCCTTCTCTCCAGGGTCTGTTTTTAGAAAGCAAGGGAACCGTGATCGTGCGGTGGTGTGCACCATCCTCCACGGTCACGCACTACCTCGTTGTGGTGAAGGGTCAGAATGAGGTGCGCAAAGCGAAAGTGGATAGGAGGATGATGGAGCTGGGAAATCTAGATCCTGGCACTGAGGTGTGCGTTGAAGCGGTGAACAAGGTGGGCACCAGTGCCCAGAGGATAGAGTCGTGCATCCAGTTTGAGCCCAGCACCTCCAAGATGAAGCTTACTATCAAGTTGGTGCTCATCGGAGCAGCGGTGTTGTTGGTGGTAGGGATTTTGGTTATGGTGCTCTTGATCTGGTGGTGCAGGAGACACCGGAAAAGTCCAACACAGACAGCAAACACAGGAGCTGATGTGGTTCTCTGA